In Lolium perenne isolate Kyuss_39 chromosome 5, Kyuss_2.0, whole genome shotgun sequence, the sequence gcatgatgtactgatcgttttcttatctttccgtttcctcggtttgctactcatgtccttgacatagaaaacctgagcgacatctttcgctaggacgaatggttcgtcaaggtaaccaagattgttgaaatccaccattgtcattccgtattgctggtccacctttaccccacctcctgttagcttgaaccatttgcaccggaacaaagggaccttaaaggagggtccatagtcaagttcccatatctactctatgtaaccataatatgtgaccttttgcccattctcggttgctgcgtcaaagcggacaccactgttttggttggtgctctttttatcttgggcgatcgtgtaaaatgtattcccatttatctcgtacccttggaaagtcgttatagtcgaagatggtgtcttggccaacatgtacagctgatctacaacatgatcatcattcattaaatgttttctcaatcaACTGccaaaagtctccatgtgggccttcctaatccaggattcaggcttccccgggttgtccgagcgtaaaatattcttgtgtttctcaaattacggagccaccaagctggaattggtcagtacagtgtggtgtgcttcagtcagagaatgtccgtccatacatatcgttgatttccttccgatcgtgccttttccacttagtctcccctcgtgccgcgattgaggaagaccaatcggcttaaggtcaggagcaaagtcaacacaaaactcaattacctcctcatttccatagcccttggcgatgcttccttctggcctagcacggttacgaacatatttctttaatactcccatgaacctctcgaaggggaacatattgtgtagaaatacaggaccgagaatggaaatctcttcgactaggtgaaccaggaggtgcgtcataatattgaagaaggatggcgggaacaccaactcgacactgacaagacattggatcacatcgttctgtaaccgtggtagaacttctggattgattaccttctgagagattgcattgaggaatgcacatagtttcacaatggctactcgaacattttccggcaggagccccctcaaagcaatcggaagcaattgcgtcataatcacgtggtagtcgtgagacttcaggttttggaactttttctccgccatgtttattattccctttatattggacgagaatccagacgggaccttcatactgctcaggcattcaaaaaagatgaccttctcttctctggtcagagcgtagctggcacgaccttgaaaccattccggatgccggtcatcagggtctttcaaacgttgctggtcctgccgtgcttcctttgtatcatttgtcttcccatacacgcccaagaagcttaggaggttcacgcaaatattcttcgtaacgtgcatcacgtcgattgcagagcggacttctaggactttccaatattctagctcccagaatatagatttcttcttccacatggctgcgtgcccgtcagctcccttcgaactgattgtccgccagaccctttccaaagatgactttcaaatccttgaccatatcaaatacctcagcaccggtgcgttcgcagcttcggccggtgatctgccttgccgttgtaatgcttgcctttctttcttctttggatgaattttcggaagaaatcgacgatgcccaaggtacacgttctttttacaatttggcaaatgtacactttcagtctcatgtaagcagtgcgtgcatgcattgtatcccttatttgacagtcccgaaaggttactaagagcaggccaatcgttgatggttacgaaaagcaacgctcgtaggtcaaattcctcttctttgtgctcatcccacacacggacaccaggtctaccccacagctgtaaaagttcatcaactaatggccttaggtacacatcgatgtcgttgccgggttgcttcggaccttggatgagcactggcatcataatgaacttccgcttcatgcacaaccaaggaggaaggttgtagatgcatagagtcacgggccaggtgctatggctggagctctgctcgccaaaaggattcatgccatctgtacttagaccaaatcttatgttccttgcgtcagctgcaaaatctttgaactctctgtcgatctttctccattgcgttccatctgcggggtgtctcaactccccgtccgacttacggtcctctttgtgccatcgcaacaacttggcatgctctttgttcctgaacagacgtttcaaccgtggtattataggagcataccacatcaccttggcgggaaccctcttcctgggtttctcgccctcaacatcgtcaccagggtcatcgcctctgatcttataacgcaatgcagtgcataccgggcattcattcaaattctcgtattcaccgcggtagaggatgcagtcgttgatgcatgcatgtatcttcgtaacctctaaacctagagggcagacaaccttctttgcttcgtacgtgcatggcgggcaactcgttattctttggaaacatattcttcaacattttcagcaagttttcaaatgccgagtcagctacacctgcctgtgccttccatttcagcaaatccagtgtgcagcccagctttttcagaccatcatcgcatccggggtacatcgcctttctgtgatcctctaacatgcgatccaaattctccctctccttttcagtttcacagcgtctccgtgcatcagcaatggtctgaccaagatcatcaacgggctcatcacgtgcctcttcttcaccttccccttcaccttccccttcaccttcagcatcctccatgaaagtatcaccgaaatgagcaagatagctttcatcgatgaaatcatccccttcttcatcttcttccattataacccctctttcttcatgcttggtccaacaattatagcttggcatgaaaccgtgccgaagcaggtgcatgtgaacatctcttgaggaagagtaacccttctgattcttacagttaacacatggacagataacaaaacccccacagcttgttcgcattagccactacgaggaaatctttcaaacccgtagtgaactcgccggagagtcggttaccgtacatccattgccgattcatctgcattattataatataaaatatataattaaccatcatgcatttgttaaactaactagctacaaacaataaaaattaaacaatgaactacacacatgcatattttatcaatgacacacatgcatgaaaggttcaagttgctaaccgcgatcgaggaggacaaaataaatgaggaagctcaagtgtggctccaacacttcatatcatgtttgtttcatgctcttggggcattttatcaaacaccttgtgtgcataagaggaaccaaaagcaaacctacacccccttgtgaagtttgtgaagagaagtggcaccaaatggctaagtgctgtgagctgatgcccttttatagggatgggcctttagtcccggttggcctggccaaccgcgactaaaggccttcgggccaggcctgaggacctttagtcgcggttggcctggctaaccgcgactaaagcccctcccgtccaccagctggccagcgagcgtgctgggcccagctctttagtcgcggttcgccacccgaaccgcgactaaataccccattagtcgcggttcctttattttggcgactaatggggctggacggaaggacatttttctaccagtgtggtCAAAATTGATAGGGCATCTGCTGATCTGCATGCCACCTAACACTTATGTCAAGTTTTTGGTGAATAAGTCTGATTTGATTGAAGATGTATTCCTGATTTGCCAGCAAATCCGGAATTATCAGGTATCATTAGTTCTCTTTACATGAAAAAATTCTAATTTCTTTGTCTGATTATATTTTGAAAGCCTGCGTCATTGCTCTAAAAGAACCGTTCCTTTATTTTAGGCATCGAAAAACAGGGATAGTATCAGGATGTTCCATGATTCtgtaaaaggaaaaaaaaacattTAAGAGAAGAAGCTGCCACAATATTATTTTTCTATAGATAGATATTTTTGATGGTATGTTGGATGTGTTATCTGAAAACTCGCCGGTCAGGTTATTATTTGTTTcttattttttgtattttctgTCAACTAACATATCTTTTGGCAGGAAGTGTTTTTTTTCCTCATACACCCGCTCCAATACATGTACGCATGCAACAGCTAGGTGCATGTTAATCTGGCCATGAGGACCTAATGTTATCCGGAGTACTATATGCTAATAGTGATCACTGTCAATTTGGTATAGTTTGCACATCTATTGTAAGCTTAATCTGTAGCTTTGGTAAGCAAATGCTCGATTTTGTACCAATATGACTAATTTTATCCTGACACCCCCTCTTAAATGTTCTATAGTTGGCGTTATCATTTTCTTTGCTCAGTTTTTCATGTCATAGCCTCATACCGTAGGTGCTTTTCTTTAATCTTTATAAATAATTTTTTACATGATTTGTTTTCCAGCTAGGTGGAACAGCTACATGTTACGATATATTACCCGATTTAATATGTAGTCCGAACAATCTTACGTATGTAAATAGTGGTCTTGATAAAGTGCTTATTATTTACCGACTTACTTGATCTAGACCATCACGGTTTTGGTCGAACTCCCAAAGATCCGGTGATGAAAAGTTGAATACCTCTACTAATGTAAATCACATtgtatatttcatgttgtaggcAACCTTTTCTAGAAAAAAAATGCACCATGAATACCCagcgcaacgcgcggggtattttCTAGTTTCTTTAAAAAAAACAGAGCATCTCTAGTaaattttcaaaaatttgaaTCCCTAAAGGTGTTTTAGGGAGAGGAGAGGGATGATTTAAATGTCCTCATCTTGATTCCCTAAATTGCCCCCCTAAACTTTTTTGTGTGTGTACATCTTGCATACAACGAAGTGTACACATAATTTCAAGTTGAACATCCATTTTCAAACAACATACTTCATGAAACAACATAGTTCTCTTCTCACATGGCATCCAAAGCAATCATATAAACCTTGTGGACAAAGTGCAGAGTTTGGTAAAAACTGAAAGCGTAGATCATATGTTTTGTTGTTTACTAAATTATTACTTCCATTTTCATTGTATTGTACATAGTTgccactgtttttttttttggtgaTTTTGATTATTCATCTATATCTGCTCTAGTTCACCTAATGGTTCCAGTCTTGAGGGAGAGAGGTGGCTTTGTGTCTCACAACCATCAAATCACAGTCACCAAACCAACATTCAACGCTCCATGTTGACTCCATATTTAGTGGTAAAGTATTGTCCCCCATTAGTTCATCTAATCGTCTTTTATCTACTCTCCATTGCTCCCGTAAATCCCCCCCTAGGCCTAGCTTTTCCATGCCGGGCTTTATTAAGCTAGGAATGCCGAGATTTATTCACGATCACGAGTAAACCCGAGAAAGAGCAGTCCTGAAATACTGGCATCAACAAGGGATGTAACCTAGGCAAGAGAATCCACCAATTTTTGCGCATGCAAGCTTATGCCACATGACACATGCATAATTTGGCATGAAAAAATTTATTTATTTGCATAACTTCTCCAAATCCAGCTAATGACTCCTACCTTGGATGCTCTGAGGCTGATCCGTGACTGAATTTGTTTGTGAAATTTTGTATGTTGTTCATTTCTGTGCGAATCGACTATTGGCAAATTAGAAAACAACTGTTGACAAATATGGTAGTGAAAAACCTAGTTGGAATAAAATACAGTACAGTAAAATTGCAAAACTCCGGTAGTTTATTCTTGCAAATTGACGACTAGCGGAACCTCGAGAGCGAAGACCATTATTCTGAAAGTACAAGACTGATGATAAATGTAGAACAACGAAAGCAAACTAAACCTTATGAAAAAGCGTTGTTGATGAATGTAGAAAAGCAGGGTTTTTAGAGTCGAGTACGCTGCACCGCCCAGACCCTTCCCATGGTTTCCAGAGGTGGTCGTGCCAATGTTAGCTCATGCCCGACAGCAGGGCCATTAATAGTCACACCCTTTGTTAATAGTATGCAGTACATTATTTCCTTGTGCAGATCAATATACAGTTTTTTATGTGGCAGATCAATATACAGTTTAAACCGTGCAAAAAATTGCAGATGTGTTTGGTTTGGATAGATTTTTTCACCACGACTTTTTTTAGTTTTGTATCTTCTGAACCGTGTTCCCAACTTGTTCTCATTGTTCAGAAAAGGAAACTGAACGTCATGCAGTTTAGTACTTTGGTTAGTGAAATATGCAAACTATTTCATGAAAAGCAATATATATCTGGGTCTGTCAAGTAGCATTCTCCAAATTTTGTTTTTTATGTATATCAGATAAAACGTAACTAATTTTTGGTTCTTGACTTGTACCATTTCACTTAAACTCTTTGGTAAACATATTTACTCATATGGTATTCTCTTAGCAGAACAACGTGCTTCAATATTTGAAACCCGACTATACCTACTCCTATCATAATCCTTTTTTAAAATAGTACCAATTTGTTTATTGTTTCTTGCTCTTACACACTAATTAACTAAAAAAATATACCACAAGAAAAGTGTATTTTTTTATCAAAACTTAATTTAAACTTGAAAAAATAGGAAACAGAAGCATGCCTATATATTcacaatcatgaatcatgtaATCGCTTTTAGGAAAAAAGGTATGTATGAACCCTAATTGTTCCTCAAGGAAACTTGAGGATCTTGCGGTGATTGCCATGTAGTAGAAGTAATTATATTTGTGGTAACAAAATCGTAGATTGCATATGATGTGTTCTTGTGGATTATGTGACGACACAAACCATGTCGTGTTGCTCCGTAGCAACACATTTGAAATAATGTATTTACCATCGCAACGCACAGATAATTTTCCAATAAAGCTACACTTACGGACGATTTTGTTACGGAAACAACCTACGGAATTACGTGGGCATACGAGACTGGTGGTGATCTTTTTCCCACCCGTGATGTTTGGGCCGTGATCCATTCACTGATTTCCACCTCAGCGCGTAGACTTCAGTCCGTAAAGAGGAGTCCGTAGGTGTAGCGTTACTCGAAGTGCAAAACTCTGCTACTTTAATTTATTAAAACGTGAAACTCTTGTTATTCTTGCAAATTGACAACTAGCAGAACCTCGAAAACGAAGACCAGTATAACCTGCGAAAATACAAGAGTGATGATGAATGTAGAGCATCAAAATCGAACTAGACCTTATTATCCGCTAAGAATCCAAATTGTGTGATGATGAATGTAAAAAAGAAAGCAGGACTTTGTATCTAAAGGATGGCGATCATAACGCAAGCGCGAAGATTTTCCTAGCAGTTGAACGTCCACCTCTCTCTCTTCACTTGAGACGTAGAAAGCGGTGGCATTTCCTCAACAAGTTCATGGCGAGAgacgggggcggcggcgtcgTTGACGTGaagaactgttggtgctgctgCTTCTGACGAGCCTTCACCGACATGCCTAACATTTTACGCATTGCCGGAGTCGAGTACCCTCCACCCCCCAGACCCTTGCCATAGTTCCCAGAGGTGGTCGTGCGCTGCTGCCAATGCGAGCTCATGCCAGACAGCAGGGACGCGCGGCCGCCTGACGTGTGGTACCTCGTCGGGTCCCCCACGCGCTCGCTCAGCTCGCCCAGCTCCATCGCGAGCTCGGCGCACATGGCGTCGCCGGTCGCGCCCAGTGCCATGCCCCGGTGACGGAGTATCTGCGACGCCTCGGCGTGCTCCCCGCGTTCCGCCGCGGCGCGCGCGGCCGCGATgtcctccgccgcctccacgcGCAGACGTTCCCGCTCCACCTCCATCGAgggctccacctccgccgcctccaccggcCTCTTCACGACCGCGTCCTCGCCAGCTACGTCCACCGACTGACCTGTGGCGGCGTCTCGGTAGGCGCAGCTCACCTTCAGCAGCGTCGTGACGTCGACGTCTTGGGCGACTCTTGGCACATCCACGAGCAGCAGAAAGCGTCTCTCCTCGTCGGCGTACAGCTCGCCGACGTCAACAGAGGCGGCGCGGCCCTCGGCATCGACGTGGTTCTTGTAGCGTCCGGACTTGACCGAGCGGACGCGGACGCCCGGGCAGACGCACTCGATGGAGACGCGCGCCTCCTGCGCGGCGACCGAGAGGAGGCCGCCGATGCACTGCGCGAACGAGTCCTGGATGACGGCCTCGTTCTCGATGAAGGAGAAAGTGCCGCCGGTGGCCTCCGCGATGGTGTGCATCGCCGCCGAGTCGTGGTCCTTGCCGAAGCCGAACGCGTGGACCGGCGTCGAGGGGCCGGCGCCGGAGCGCACCAAGGATGACGGCAGGAGCTCGTTGTAGTCGGTTGCCCCTGCGGCACTGTAATGCAGGGTGCTGTTGTCCTGGCCGTCGGACAGGAGGATGATGGCGGAGACGGCGTTCTTGGACCGGCGACCGGCGATCACCTTGGCGGCTTCGCGGAGCCCCTCCTTGATGTTGGTCCCGCCGGTGGCGACGAGGGACTTTACGGCGCGCTCGGACGATGCCCTCCCGGCGTCGGACATGCGCGCGAGCCGGGTGAGGCGGCGGGCGGTTGAGGAGAAGGAGACGAGGCTGAGGCGATCGTCGGGGCCCAGCTTGTCGATGACGAACCCCATGGCCTGCTTCAGCAGAGCAATCTTGGGGCCCATCATGCTCCCGCTGACGTCCAGCACCATGACGAGGTCCAGCGGTGCGCGCGGGGCCTTGGCCGCCTCGAGAGCCAGCGCGGGAGCCTTGGCGTGCACGAGCACCGCGAAGCCGTCGCGGGTGGCGTCTTTCGCGACGGCCGGGTACTGGCAGTGCGTCTTGAGGACCATCACCCCGCCGccagccgccgtcgtcgcctgGTTGTTGCCGTGGGGCGGCGGCATCTCCAGCGGTTCGTCGTCGTCGAAGAGCAGCGCGTGCGTGGGCGTGACGCCCGGCACGTCGCGCCAGGACGTGTGGCAGAGAGGGCAGGCGGTCCGGTGGTTGACGCAGCGGAGGTGGAAGGTGTGGGAGCACTCGGCCGTGAAGGTGGCGTGGCCGCGGCCCATGTCGCCATGGCAGACGGCGCAAGAGATCTTCAACTTCATACTATGAAACAGGCTCTGAAGAATTTGCTGCACTTCGGAAGTTCCGATCTCCTTGGATGAAACTTGTACGGCGGAGTATATCAATCTAAACAGTCCGTGAGATTTAAAGGGCAGGGAAACCCTTAACAGCAAGCAGAATCCCTGATTGTATGGGGCTAATTAGTTGCAATCCCTAATTATATGCTTGTATATTTGGATAGTGATTAACGTTCTTAGCTTGGAGGGCAAGCAAATTTAACTGTAATCTTTCGGTATGTCGGTTCGCACGCGAAAAAATAGGCACGCAGCCTGGCCGAGCTATTCCATCGCGACATTTCTCTGGCAAACTTGCCTTCATCGGACGGATGTGGAAGACGTACTCTTCATGGCTACCTAGCTAGCTCTCGATCGCTCGATTCGCTCCAATCAGCAACCAAACATGCAGAACAAGCCGAGGACCGGATGGCGTCAACTTAACCAAGGAAGACCTCAACTTAACCAAGGATGATCTGCTTGCCTTTGTTTCAGATTTCCACAACCATCGCGTTATTTTAGATGGCGTCAATTCAGCTTATATCGCATTAATCCCCAAGACAGATACTCCTGTGGAAATCAAGCACTTCAGGCCCATCTCTCTGGTTCATAGCTTGCCGAAGTTGTTGACAAAAGTCCTTGCTGTCAGACTGCAAACATAGATCCCATTTGTTATACTACATAGCACGCAATCAGGTTTCATTAGGGCACGGGCAATAGCTGAAAATTTTGTGCTGGCGTCAGAATTGGTGCAATGTGCAGAGAAAAAAAGAAGCCCATGTTTATATTCTGAAATTGGATTTTCAGAAGGCTTTTGACAGGGCTCCATACTTGTTCCGATGAACGGGCAACTTGGAGAAAGTCTTCGTTTCAAACCAGGTGTTCGACAAGGAGACCCATTATCTCCATACTTGTTTGATAGCATAGCGGATGTTCTTCAACGTCTGTGCTGCTTGGCTTTCGAACAGGGCTTTCTTTTACACCCGCTTGATGTTGATAGCTTTTTCCCAATTCTACAGTATCCTGACGACACTTTAATTCTGCTCAAAGGGGAGTTATCTCAGGCTGCTGTAATCAAGCAAAATATTCAAGCTTTCTTTAGCTTTCCTGGTTTGCAATcaatctatctatacctaataataaagggaggattgtttccgTCGTCCGTCAGCCGTTTTGCATTTTAACCCTTCAGCTTTCGCTAATTCAACCCGCAGTCCATATTTTCATTATGTCCGCGTTCTCTTTCCTCTCGGTCGGAAAGTCAAAGGAGAACTGTTCTTACCGAACCCGAATCCTATAGAATTAGATCGAGAATTCTTTCCCCCTCCCCATGGAAATCCACCCCATATATGTCTCCTCCCGTCTATGAGTGATTCCCCTAGAAACCGTAGATCCACGAGACCACGATGAAGGATTCAGTCGAGAGATGCTCATGAAATCACGTCAAAGCCGATTCGACCTGGCCGAGCTTCCCGGCGACCGAATCAATGGCCAGGTCACGCTGTCTGTCGCAGCGGCGGGAGGACCGTGGCGGCGCGGAGTTCCCGGTGGCAGTGGCGGCTCGAAGCTCGCTGGCGAGCGATGGGATGCAGAAACAGGGGGAATCGGAAGATCTTGCCTTCAGACTCAATCGCGGAATCGATTAAGTTGATGGCCTGGAGAGGAACTTGTGGCACGGCGGTGGGCTGGCAGTGACGACTGAAAGTTGGTTCCCATGTTTTGTTGTTGCTGGTTCAGATCACATAGCTTACTAAGTCAATCCCATAAAAGAAATTGTTTGTTTGTGCAGCTGCCCATGGAGCTTCGCCAGCTTCATGAGAAGCACTTGCGAGCCTGTTGGTTCGTATTTCCCAGGACTGGAACAATCTCTGATTTGGATCGTGTCTTGCGTAGGCTCGCCATGCTAGATCCACATGTCTGACCAGTGGCTGCTCACATGCTGGCGGAGGCAAGGCCTTGCCGCGTCGAGTGCGCCTCTTCACTGCATATCGTCCTCCATGGAGGCGCCGTTAACTGTACTATACAGTTCCATGGTTGCCTGGACGTTATTGCTATCAGTGTTTGCTCATTCGTTATCTGATGTTGATGTGCTCTTGCATGTTGTCTCCGCGAAGGAGTGTCCCTGGGCGGTCGTGATCCCCTGATACGTGATCAAGCAATTCCCCTTTTCCTTGCCTGCTAGCTAGCACCGCTGGGAGTAGCTACTATCTGAACTCTAGATTGCATTAACATTGTTTGTGTTCTAGAGTCATCTTGGTTTCCCTATTCCTAGCAATTACACTGAAATTTTGATACTAATTCAGGTACAGTGAGAAGAACTGCTGGTTTGATGAAGTTAAACTCAACTACAAATCATCTATGTTGTGGTAGAATTCAGATGAATTCATCAGTTATGACATTTAATTTTATACTGTGAGCAGCATTAGTTCTTCTGAAGAAATTTTAGTTGTGAATAGTTTCAGAATAGCTGTTGCATTTGAGCTATTTTAGATGGCCACACTTATTTCGTGCACAAGAGTAAACTGTTGTAATTTATTATTTCATGTTTGTGACAACATTGATTTAAAGAACATGCTGATCGGTCGGGCTGGAATAGGGCTAAGGAGTTCATCCACATGTTTTACTCAGCGACAATGGCAATAGAGTCCTGGGCAAGATATGATTTTCACTATTACTTGTTTAAAATTCATGTTATGTGATTTTTACTATTGGGCTGTACAAAAAGACACGTTGATCAAGAACTCTATGCATTCAATTTACGTAAGGATTTGAAAATACTGATAATTTAAATCATTTAATTTTAGGTtgcgccgtagcaacgcacgggttttttgctagtacctaataataaaagcaaaagtgtttccgtggtttggtttggtttggtttggtaTGTCATAAAAACTACCCTTCAAGTTAACATAAAATTACCCACCACGCCACCCGTAAGTTTTACACGTTGAGTTTTTTTTTTCCCGAGTTTTGATCCGTTTCGTGTGCCCTGCTTTATCGGGAATTTTTCGTCCGTCGTCGGCTTTTCCCGTTTCATACGGCTTTGTTCCAATTCCTCGTCTCCCATAGACCGCCAACCCGTGCGCCTGCCGACCGTCCTCGCAACCAACCCGATCTCCTTATCCCCTTCCGCACGCCACCCCTCCGCTACATATACGCCTGCCCCGATCAACTTCACGGATCTGCGGTTCCTCACGGGACGCAAGGCGCCGAAAAGCAGCAGCCGGCCAGCTTCTTCTCGATTTCGATCGGTTCTTGCGTGATTTCAATACCAAACGGATACTGAACCAACACCTCGATACACGTCATCATCGTTCAACATGAATCTGACGCGAGGCGCCGAATAGCAGCAGCCGGACAGCCAATCCAATAAAATAAAGAACAACCAGAGCAACACTACATCAATTCTCCTCACTGGCCTGCCCGTGGCAGCTTGCGCCGTGCTGCCTGCCACGGCGTTGATGTGGAATTAGGCGGGCTCAACCTCGGCAGCCACGAGCACGCCCATTAGCACCTTGTGGTGGTCAGGCAACGCTCCGTATGATCTCGTACATCGTCCAGGCCTGGGCGCTGGTGGTAACGAGCCAAGGGATCAGGAGCGAGACAGCAATGTTATCACGCTCGCCGAGAGACTCGCCGATCTTCTGCCCCCCAACCAGAGCAACTAATCCACGTTCCTACTTCCGCTGTGCCAGGTTCAGTCAATACAGAATGACGCCCTGGATGTTTTGGTCTGGTGGTTGTGGATTTGAACTTCTATGCTCGTTTTCTTGGGAAGCTGGTTGTATGGGCGTATGGCACTGCATATAAAGCTTCTTTCGATCGTAGTGCCTTTCACTTCTGAACTTGTCAAGTTCAGTGGTACTATTGCTGTATTGGTACGTAGAGTTCACGCTTGATGCTGAATATTTACTGTATTAACACTTCAATGGTGAATCGAGAAAAAGTTCAGTCGAGATTGCAATGATGGACGTTTTAAACTCTCCCGATCGAATCATGACTGGAGAGGATACGTTCTGAGTCTCATACGACGAGTTCTGCCTCCCTGCACCCGCCTTTATATAAGCAGCAATCCCAACCCGTCCCCTCCAAACAAACCACGCCGCTCCACTGACATCCTTCCTGAACCAAGTTGGAATCGATGAAGGAGCAGGTCGGGGGTCGTCCAAGAACCAGAGGCCCAAGGCCGTAGCTAAGCCGCCGTTGCATGCTTCCCACACGATCGTGGCGTCCTCGCCAGCAGGAGAAAGTCGACTAGGCGTGGTGTCGGGGTGACCTGCATCCAGTACTTCGACTAAATGAGCAGGTACAATATAGGTAAAGAAAATAATCTCTTCGTCATGTGGCTTATTATTAATTTTTGAAAAAATATGGCTTATTATTATTCATACCATAGTTGTTGTGTACCTTCGATGCCGGTGGTCGGCAATAGTTCGTTAGACTTGGAGCAGATTGAGGATGACCGCAGCGCATCCCTAGAAGCCAGTAGCAGTTTACTTTGATTGATTTTTCTTTAGGTGTTCGGCAAATTTGCCACCAAGGCAATTTCGATCTTCCATTTCAGAAAACTCTAGGTGAGTTTAGATGAGGCAATTGAAAATTGATCAGTCATTTTTTGTccttcccggtgcaacgcacgggtaattttcctagttaccaTAAAAACACTTTTGTACCTATCAACGTTGATCGTTAAACAGCGA encodes:
- the LOC127299423 gene encoding E3 ubiquitin-protein ligase WAV3 translates to MKLKISCAVCHGDMGRGHATFTAECSHTFHLRCVNHRTACPLCHTSWRDVPGVTPTHALLFDDDEPLEMPPPHGNNQATTAAGGGVMVLKTHCQYPAVAKDATRDGFAVLVHAKAPALALEAAKAPRAPLDLVMVLDVSGSMMGPKIALLKQAMGFVIDKLGPDDRLSLVSFSSTARRLTRLARMSDAGRASSERAVKSLVATGGTNIKEGLREAAKVIAGRRSKNAVSAIILLSDGQDNSTLHYSAAGATDYNELLPSSLVRSGAGPSTPVHAFGFGKDHDSAAMHTIAEATGGTFSFIENEAVIQDSFAQCIGGLLSVAAQEARVSIECVCPGVRVRSVKSGRYKNHVDAEGRAASVDVGELYADEERRFLLLVDVPRVAQDVDVTTLLKVSCAYRDAATGQSVDVAGEDAVVKRPVEAAEVEPSMEVERERLRVEAAEDIAAARAAAERGEHAEASQILRHRGMALGATGDAMCAELAMELGELSERVGDPTRYHTSGGRASLLSGMSSHWQQRTTTSGNYGKGLGGGGYSTPAMRKMLGMSVKARQKQQHQQFFTSTTPPPPSLAMNLLRKCHRFLRLK